The Helianthus annuus cultivar XRQ/B chromosome 16, HanXRQr2.0-SUNRISE, whole genome shotgun sequence genome includes a window with the following:
- the LOC118488293 gene encoding uncharacterized protein LOC118488293, whose translation MAKTKEQAGSSSSSSKGKGKQKEQPPRKRQYMGRVSESESEGEEKMELDPSEKPVWNSGYLDDQPEVWQPTLYNDCMNKLKNKAAAFICEKEVDEPQFGQFGVFAKFRALGWEGALKCFDKDKSNLFMTEIQEWMATLKCYNFNKPSQMKLIGEVHGVPVEMSYDTLKRLGKYDSLPSREYMVPTLDDLLLKPEKHVRWNDMLAALFLPGRYSGILYRKNLNIEAKLLHTICLLNVIPRRGDKEQVRYPEIPVLYSLMHGSPRFPIRYLIMHHLWICRNKYGRDIVQYCRIITGLMKQQKAITSEDRGLTKRHQPFTLDRLGNVWTYTQSERYHKLKSEGQRWRALKLGARELLPGEPDEPESDEEVVPSGNEDYADEPHGGANVGLGGFGGGHGGMFYDYAQQSYEPGWAYSGSMQEVIESQRPPASIFDTWSGSERSLFDQNTRNSASMERALKHSFDRQEAWNRTFAYSREVDTNNRYHDDQARRMHADWHAGRPVVEDPQHVDYASLPPYDGSISYLTPPLHHSQWLDPRQQEGAQQQAGSSSGAFGFGEGNDMMSSIFGPPGPRYY comes from the coding sequence ATGGCTAAGACAAAGGAACAAGCAGGATCAAGTTCGTCTTCATCAAAAGGCAAAGGCAAACAAAAGGAGCAACCACCAAGAAAAAGGCAATATATGGGTAGGGTTAGTGAAAGCGAAAGTGAAGGCGAAGAAAAGATGGAGTTAGACCCGAGTGAAAAGCCGGTATGGAATTCGGGGTATTTGGATGATCAACCCGAGGTTTGGCAGCCAACACTTTACAATGATTGCATGAATAAATTGAAAAACAAGGCAGCCGCTTTTATTTGTGAGAAAGAAGTTGATGAGCCCCAATTTGGCCAGTTTGGGGTGTTTGCTAAATTTCGCGCTCTAGGTTGGGAAGGGGCGCTTAAATGCTTCGACAAAGACAAGAGTAACCTGTTCATGACGGAGATACAAGAGTGGATGGCAACGCTAAAATGTTACAACTTTAACAAGCCATCACAGATGAAGTTGATCGGAGAGGTACATGGGGTACCGGTGGAGATGTCGTATGATACACTGAAGAGGCTTGGAAAGTATGACAGTCTCCCATCTCGAGAGTACATGGTTCCCACACTTGATGACCTATTGCTTAAACCGGAAAAGCATGTTAGGTGGAACGACATGTTGGCAGCATTGTTTTTACCCGGTAGATATAGTGGTATTCTATACCGGAAGAACTTGAATATAGAAGCTAAATTGCTGCATACAATCTGCCTTCTCAATGTCATTCCAAGAAGGGGAGACAAAGAACAGGTGAGGTACCCGGAGATACCCGTTCTTTATTCGTTGATGCATGGGTCCCCACGTTTCCCGATACGTTACCTTATCATGCACCACTTATGGATCTGCCGGAATAAGTATGGAAGAGACATCGTCCAGTATTGTCGAATAATTACGGGATTGATGAAACAACAGAAAGCGATAACATCCGAAGACCGAGGTTTGACAAAAAGGCACCAGCCTTTTACATTGGATAGGTTGGGGAATGTTTGGACGTATACTCAGTCGGAACGTTATCATAAGTTGAAATCGGAAGGTCAAAGGTGGAGGGCATTAAAATTGGGTGCAAGAGAGTTGTTACCGGGAGAGCCGGATGAGCCGGAAAGTGATGAAGAAGTGGTTCCGAGTGGGAACGAGGATTATGCGGACGAGCCGCATGGTGGTGCAAATGTTGGTCTTGGGGGTTTTGGTGGAGGTCATGGTGGTATGTTCTACGACTATGCGCAGCAATCTTATGAGCCGGGGTGGGCTTATAGTGGTTCAATGCAAGAGGTGATCGAAAGTCAACGTCCTCCGGCGTCTATTTTTGATACATGGTCGGGGTCGGAGAGGTCGCTATTTGATCAGAACACGCGGAATAGCGCCAGTATGGAGCGGGCGTTAAAACATAGTTTCGATCGCCAAGAGGCGTGGAACCGTACCTTCGCATACTCTCGAGAGGTGGATACTAATAATAGATATCATGATGATCAAGCGAGGCGAatgcatgcggattggcatgccggaaggcctgttgttgaggatccacaacatgtggactaTGCCTCATTGCCGCCTTATGATGGTAGCATTTCATATCTGACTCCACCACTCCACCATTCTCAGTGGCTTGACCCAAGGCAACAGGAGGGAGCGCAACAACAAGCGGGGAGTAGCAGCGGCGCATTCGGATTTGGAGAGGGGAATGATATGATGTCATCCATCTTTGGACCTCcaggaccgcgctactattaA